The following proteins come from a genomic window of Lachnoclostridium phytofermentans ISDg:
- a CDS encoding MarR family transcriptional regulator, with translation MRAIRKTDGGFLISQIKQVGSRIFEKLLADANVDAFNGAQGRILYVLWQTENIPIVELARKTGLAKTTLTSMLDRMENAGLVTRVFDKSDRRQIRITLTENARALSDEYEKVSMKMNGIYYAGFTDEEIIAFEKTLLRVLDNLNEKERTI, from the coding sequence GTGAGAGCAATTAGAAAGACTGATGGCGGTTTTTTGATATCGCAAATTAAGCAAGTTGGCAGCAGAATCTTTGAAAAGCTACTGGCAGATGCTAATGTTGATGCTTTTAACGGAGCGCAGGGGAGAATTCTCTACGTGTTGTGGCAGACAGAAAATATTCCAATTGTAGAACTTGCACGAAAAACTGGGCTTGCGAAGACAACACTTACAAGCATGCTTGACCGTATGGAAAATGCCGGACTTGTTACACGTGTATTTGATAAATCTGACCGTCGACAGATACGCATTACGCTAACCGAAAATGCTCGGGCATTAAGTGATGAGTACGAAAAGGTATCGATGAAGATGAACGGAATTTATTATGCTGGTTTTACAGACGAGGAAATCATAGCCTTTGAAAAAACTCTGTTAAGAGTGCTCGATAATCTAAATGAGAAGGAGCGAACAATATGA